A stretch of Onychomys torridus chromosome 2, mOncTor1.1, whole genome shotgun sequence DNA encodes these proteins:
- the Btf3l4 gene encoding transcription factor BTF3 homolog 4 isoform X1 yields MNQEKLAKLQAQVRIGGKGTARRKKKVVHRTATADDKKLQSSLKKLAVNNIAGIEEVNMIKDDGTVIHFNNPKVQASLSANTFAITGHAEAKPITEMLPGILSQLGADSLTSLRKLAEQFPRQVLDSKAPKPEDIDEEDDDVPDLVENFDEASKNEAN; encoded by the exons ATGAATCAAGAAAAGTTAGCCAAACTTCAAGCTCAGGTCCGGATAGGGGGCAAG GGTACAGCTCGCAGAAAGAAGAAGGTGGTACACAGGACAGCTACTGCTGATGACAAAAAGCTTCAGAGTTCTCTAAAGAAACTGGCTGTGAACAATATAGCTGGTATTGAAGAG GTGAATATGATTAAAGATGATGGAACAGTTATTCATTTCAACAACCCTAAAGTCCAAGCTTCCCTCTCCGCTAACACCTTTGCAATTACTGGTCATGCAGAAGCCAAACCAATCACAGAAATGCTTCCTGGAATATTAAGTCAGCTTGGTGCTGACAGCTTAACAAGTCTTAGAAAGTTAGCTGAACAGTTCCCACGACAAG TATTGGATAGTAAAGCACCAAAACCAGAAGACATTGATGAAGAGGATGATGATGTTCCAG ATCTTGTAGAAAATTTTGATGAAGCATCGAAAAATGAAGCTAACTAA
- the Btf3l4 gene encoding transcription factor BTF3 homolog 4 isoform X2, which translates to MIKDDGTVIHFNNPKVQASLSANTFAITGHAEAKPITEMLPGILSQLGADSLTSLRKLAEQFPRQVLDSKAPKPEDIDEEDDDVPDLVENFDEASKNEAN; encoded by the exons ATGATTAAAGATGATGGAACAGTTATTCATTTCAACAACCCTAAAGTCCAAGCTTCCCTCTCCGCTAACACCTTTGCAATTACTGGTCATGCAGAAGCCAAACCAATCACAGAAATGCTTCCTGGAATATTAAGTCAGCTTGGTGCTGACAGCTTAACAAGTCTTAGAAAGTTAGCTGAACAGTTCCCACGACAAG TATTGGATAGTAAAGCACCAAAACCAGAAGACATTGATGAAGAGGATGATGATGTTCCAG ATCTTGTAGAAAATTTTGATGAAGCATCGAAAAATGAAGCTAACTAA
- the Kti12 gene encoding protein KTI12 homolog produces MPLVVFCGLPSTGKSQRTEELRRALVSEGHTVYVVDDASVLGSQNATVYGDSAREKTLRAALRAAVERRLSRQDVVILDSINYIKGFRYELYCLARAARTPLCLVYCIRPFWPSRRPQGADLADERGPAVSVSWRSRAEEGEKPPVPGAAGEQRAASPVANGEVLPAVPREVDPEDIPPSNLPAAVTPESEQSAEPASSAFPPELVESLAQRFESPDSRNRWDRPLFTVVGLEEPLPLPEIRAALFENRAPPPHQSTQSQPLASGNFLYQLDQTTSQVLTALMEAQKSAVPGDVLTLPGTTQHLQFTRPLTLAELSRLRRQFITYTKMHPNNENLPQLANMFLQYLSQSLD; encoded by the coding sequence ATGCCGCTCGTGGTGTTTTGCGGGCTGCCGTCGACCGGCAAGAGCCAGCGTACGGAAGAGCTACGCCGGGCACTGGTCAGCGAGGGCCACACGGTGTACGTGGTGGACGATGCTTCGGTGCTGGGCAGTCAGAACGCGACGGTGTACGGCGACTCTGCCCGTGAGAAGACGCTGCGCGCCGCGCTGCGGGCCGCGGTGGAGCGGCGCCTGAGCCGGCAGGACGTGGTCATCCTGGACTCCATCAACTACATCAAGGGCTTCCGCTACGAGCTGTACTGCCTCGCGCGGGCCGCGCGCACGCCGCTCTGCTTAGTTTACTGCATACGCCCGTTCTGGCCGAGCCGTAGACCTCAGGGGGCTGACCTCGCGGATGAACGCGGTCCGGCTGTCAGTGTGAGCTGGAGGTCGCGCGCCGAGGAGGGTGAGAAACCTCCGGTGCCCGGCGCTGCCGGGGAACAGCGCGCCGCCAGCCCGGTAGCAAATGGGGAAGTCCTGCCCGCTGTCCCCAGGGAAGTGGATCCAGAGGACATCCCGCCATCAAACCTTCCGGCCGCAGTCACTCCGGAGTCGGAGCAGTCTGCAGAGCCTGCGTCCAGTGCCTTTCCTCCCGAACTTGTGGAGTCCTTAGCGCAGCGCTTTGAGTCTCCCGACTCTCGGAACCGCTGGGATCGACCTTTGTTCACCGTGGTGGGTTTAGAAGAGCCCTTGCCGCTGCCTGAGATCCGGGCTGCCCTGTTTGAGAACCGGGCCCCCCCACCCCATCAGTCTACGCAGTCCCAGCCCCTAGCCTCTGGCAACTTTCTGTACCAGTTGGATCAGACTACGAGCCAGGTGTTGACTGCTCTGATGGAAGCACAGAAGAGCGCTGTACCCGGAGACGTGTTAACACTTCCTGGCACCACACAGCACCTCCAGTTTACCCGGCCCTTGACCCTGGCGGAACTGAGTCGCCTCCGTCGCCAGTTTATTACCTATACAAAAATGCATCCCAACAAcgagaacctgcctcaactggCCAACATGTTTCTTCAGTATCTGAGCCAAAGTTTGGACTAA